Below is a genomic region from Vitis riparia cultivar Riparia Gloire de Montpellier isolate 1030 chromosome 16, EGFV_Vit.rip_1.0, whole genome shotgun sequence.
GGAAGAAGGGCTGTAGCTCATCGGTGAAACGGGCTATAAAACGTCCTAGAGCGACAAGCTTGCCTGTGAGGCGTTGTAATTCCTTTTTGTTCCTGGGGGGTGACGTTTCTACGACTGCCTTGACTTGTTCTGGGCTCACCTCTATTCCCCTTTGACTGACCATAAAGCCTAAGAATTTCCCAGCACTCACGCCAAAGGCGCATTTGGAAGGTTCAACTTCATGTCGAACTTCCTTAAGAGGTGGAAAACTTCTTGTAAGTGGAGAACATGCTCTTCACGAGTTTTGCTTTTGACCACGACGTCATCAATATACACTTCCACTGTGCGGCCAATTAGaggtttgaatatctttgtcatCAGTCTTTGATAAGTGGCGCCAGCGTTTTTGAGaccaaatggcatgactttgtaacagTAAAGTCCATGTGGCGTTATGAAGGCTGTTTTTCTTGATCATCTGgggccatggggatttggtgataTCCGGAGAAAGCGTCCAGAAAGGAGAGCATCCCTTGCCCGGCGGTAGAATCCACAATCTGATCTATTCGTGGCAAagggaaactgtcttttgggCATGCTTTATTGAGGTTGGTATAGTCGACGCAGACCCGCCATTTGCCCTCTTTCTTGGGTACGACtactacatttgccaaccagtcTGGATattccacttctttgatgaatCTGGCCTCCAGTAGTTTGTCAATCTCCATCCGGATGACTTTTTGTCTGTCCGGGTGAAAACGTCTGACCTTTTGCCGGATGGGTTTTGCCATTGGTAAAATGTTAAGCTTATGCGAGACTATCGAGGggtgaattcccttcatatcagagTGTGTCCATGCGAAAACGTCATGGTTTTGTCGGAGGATGTCTTGGATGCTCTAGGTTTCTTCGGGCGTTAAAAGGGAACTTATATGAGTAAGATGAGAATCTTCTTCTGAAATTTGTACTGTTTGTAAGGGATCTGCTGCCGGGGGATCTCTGTCCGCCGGATACAGTGACTGCTATTGGTCGAGCGCATGGGTGGATTCGGGGAGGGGTTCATTCTCCCGACTGGTCCCTGCTTCTCTTGCTATCTGGTAGCATTGGCGAGCGGCTAGCTGGCTGCCGTATAGGTTGGTTTGCCCATCTTCAGTGAGAAAGCTCACCATCTGATGATATGTGGAGGGGATGGCCTTCATACAGTGTAGCCATGTGCGTCCCAAGATAACATTGAAGGGTGATAGATCTTGGACTACCGAAAATTGAACGTTGAGAGTGACTGGGCCAGCTTGGACTGGTAGCACAATGTCTCCCAATGAGGTAGTTGATGCCCCGTTGAATCCGGACAAAATCCTTCCAGGGTTTTCGAGACCGACTAAGTTGTGTCCCATGTGGCTTATGACTGATGCTTGCACCAGATCAGCTGAGCTACCTGGGTCAATTAAGATGCGTCTTACGTCGAATTTGTCTATCCCCAAGGATAGAATGAGGGCATCACGGTGCGGACGTAATATCCGCGTGGGGTCTACTAGAGGAAAAATGATCGTTCCGTCTATGGGGTGCGGGCCTCCTTCGGTTATCCCAGGTCGGATGGAATTGATACGCTCACGCACCATCGCTTCCCGCAACAACCTCTGCCTTTTTCGCTTGGAATTGAGCTCTTCATCCGACGAGCCTCCATTAATGTAATTTATGACGGCTTTGGGGCGGCCGGAGCCATGGGGCCCCAGAATCGCGGCCCCGGGAGGCATCTCCATCTCTAGCATCTGTACGGAGGTATTGCCTTAAATGACCCGCCTTTATAAGCCTTTCCACCAAATATTGGAGGCTTCTGCACGTCTCCGTTGTATGGCCGTGCTCCTTATGGTAAGCGCATTTTTTGCTATGGTCTCTCCTGGATGGATCCGATCCAAGGGGTCTGGGCCACCTGAAATCGGACATGCTCTGGATCATAGGGAGAAGCTTCTCATAAGTTATAGAGAGTGGTGTGAGGGGTGGCATTTCCGGGCGGCTTGGCCCTTCTTGCCTTCGATCGGATGGTCTTGGCCTGTCCGGAGGTTTAGTGCTTCCCTCTGTAGTACCCTTGGATGCCTGTCCGGCCACCAATACTTGCTGGGTGGCTGCCCGTACGTCATCTTCAagcattgagtatttgtttGCACGTCGAAACAAGTCGTCCATTGTCATAGGAGGCTTTTTTGCTAGTGACTCAAAAAAGGGAGTGCCTGGGCAAATACATCGTTTGAAAATCTGTAGGACAGCGTCCATGCTGCAAGCTTCCACTTGTAGGACAGCCTGGCCAAATCGTTTCACGAACTCCCTCAAGGATTCGttatccttcatttttatgttttgcaaggTGCTGATGTTTTGCTTATGTCGGGCGGAGCATAAGTATTGTCCCACGAAAGCTTCTGAAAGGTCTCTGAAATTATCCACCGAATTAGGAGGTAGGCGATGGAACCATGAAAGAGCCTGTCCTTGCAGACTGGCAGGGAATACTTTGCACAGCAGCGGGTCGTTGCCTATGTCGAGGGTCATGAGCTGTCGAtagtgcatgatatggtcaAAGGGGTCACTGCACCCATCGTATGTGGAGAACTTTGGTACGAGAAATCCCCTTGGGGGTTCGTAATGAATGATATGAGAGcagaaaggcgtggagagcatgtcatccaaccTTTTGCTAATGGAGCCCATGGGTGGCTCGCTCAGGAGATTTTTCCCAATGGTTCGTACCGCTTGGTGCGGTGGAGCGTTCTGCATCATGGGGGTGACCAAGGGGTCACGGTGCGAAAGAACGTTCTGTGGCATGGGGGTGACCGTAGGATCATGGTGCACTCC
It encodes:
- the LOC117933356 gene encoding uncharacterized protein LOC117933356 — encoded protein: MVRERINSIRPGITEGGPHPIDGTIIFPLVDPTRILRPHRDALILSLGIDKFDVRRILIDPGSSADLVQASVISHMGHNLVGLENPGRILSGFNGASTTSLGDIVLPVQAGPVTLNVQFSVVQDLSPFNVILGRTWLHCMKAIPSTYHQMVSFLTEDGQTNLYGSQLAARQCYQIAREAGTSRENEPLPESTHALDQ